In Capsicum annuum cultivar UCD-10X-F1 chromosome 11, UCD10Xv1.1, whole genome shotgun sequence, one genomic interval encodes:
- the LOC124888936 gene encoding uncharacterized protein LOC124888936: protein MAMLKQLTINLPLVEALEKMPRSLVQKKADLGAFIILCTIGPLDFTKALYGLGASINLMPLVVYNKLGLEDPSPTNMRLVMADRSVKWPVGIFYDVLVKVASFIFPADLTIINCEVDFERANELLFRLNDEVVRFDICQSMKQHNDMSVFFILDVYYEEEHEVPIEEKFVVETLAVVLMNFDQDGIEDYE from the exons atggctatgcttAAGCAGTTGACAATTAATTTACCATTGGTGGAGGCATTGGAGAAAATGCCCAG GTCTCtggtgcagaaaaaggcagatctAGGAGCATTTATTATACTGtgcactattgggcctcttgaCTTTACAAAAGCTCTATACGGCttgggagctagtataaacttAATGCCACTTGTGGTATATAATAAATTGGGTTTGGAGGATCCTTCTCCTACAaacatgagattagttatggCGGATAGATCTGTGAAGTGGCCTGTAGGAATTTTTTATGACGTGTTAGTCAAAGTAGCCAGTTTTATATTTCCAGCTGACCTTACCATTATcaattgcgaggtggactttgag AGAGCAAATGAGCTACTATTCAGGCTGAATGATGAAGTAGTTCGATTTGATATTTGTCAGTCCATGAAACAGCataatgatatgagtgtattttttattttggatgtaTATTATGAGGAGGAACACGAAGTGCCGATTGAAGAGAAATTTGTTGTTGAGACATTAGCTGTCgtgttgatgaattttgatcaggATGGTATAGAAGATTATGAGTAG